In Streptomyces sp. DG2A-72, one genomic interval encodes:
- a CDS encoding serine hydrolase, with protein MTTTQDELLPGTRRALLHRIAVAQSEGRAPSLVAAVVRDGRTVWHGARTSVDGHAPDENVQYRIGSITKTFTAVLVLRLRDEGVLDLGDQLEKHLPGTGAGEATIAELLAHTGGLAAESPAPWWERTPGTLRPELADVLGKQPFVHPVGRRFHYSNPGYTMLGALVEKLRGAAWEDVLRREVLEPLGLNRTSAQPQAPHAGGWAVHPWADVMLPEPTEDLGRMAAAGQLWSTTEDLARFAVFLAKGDSRVLSAETVREMRTPAAPADAADVVDGATYGLGVQLQSRDGRLLVGHSGSLPGFLANLTMSVEDDVAAVVLANCTSGPLLGSVGADLVCIVADAEPRIPEPWRPLPEVDRSALELTGQWYWGTHAFALRLTAAEGVSLEPLSGTGRRSHFRSNGDGTWTGLEGYYAGELLRAVRRADGTVDHLDLASFVFTRQPYDEAASVPGGVDPEGWRGIR; from the coding sequence ATGACGACAACTCAGGATGAGCTTCTTCCCGGCACGCGCCGGGCGCTGCTGCACCGGATCGCGGTTGCCCAGTCCGAAGGGCGTGCGCCGTCGCTGGTCGCCGCGGTTGTACGGGACGGCCGGACGGTGTGGCACGGTGCCCGGACCTCGGTGGACGGGCACGCGCCTGACGAGAACGTGCAGTACAGAATCGGCTCGATCACCAAGACCTTCACGGCCGTTCTGGTGCTGAGGCTGCGCGACGAGGGAGTGCTCGACCTCGGTGACCAACTGGAGAAGCATCTGCCGGGTACGGGCGCGGGGGAGGCCACCATCGCCGAACTCCTCGCGCACACCGGTGGGTTGGCCGCCGAGTCGCCCGCGCCGTGGTGGGAGCGGACGCCGGGGACCCTGCGGCCCGAACTCGCCGACGTGCTCGGCAAGCAGCCTTTCGTGCATCCCGTAGGCCGCCGCTTCCACTACTCGAACCCCGGCTACACGATGCTGGGCGCGCTCGTGGAGAAGCTGCGGGGGGCTGCTTGGGAGGACGTACTTCGGCGTGAAGTGCTCGAACCCCTGGGCCTGAACCGCACGAGTGCTCAACCCCAGGCACCGCATGCCGGCGGCTGGGCCGTGCATCCCTGGGCCGATGTGATGCTGCCCGAGCCGACCGAGGACCTGGGGCGGATGGCTGCGGCAGGTCAACTCTGGTCCACCACCGAGGATTTGGCGCGATTCGCTGTCTTCCTGGCCAAGGGGGACAGCCGGGTGCTGAGTGCGGAGACGGTACGGGAGATGCGGACCCCGGCGGCGCCCGCTGATGCCGCGGATGTCGTGGACGGTGCGACCTATGGTCTCGGCGTGCAGCTCCAGAGCCGGGACGGTCGGTTGCTCGTGGGGCATTCGGGCTCGCTGCCGGGCTTCCTGGCCAATCTCACCATGAGCGTGGAGGACGACGTCGCGGCGGTGGTGCTGGCCAACTGCACCTCCGGGCCCCTGCTGGGCTCGGTCGGCGCCGATCTCGTATGCATCGTCGCCGACGCTGAGCCGCGCATTCCCGAACCGTGGCGTCCCTTGCCCGAAGTCGACCGGTCCGCACTGGAGTTGACGGGCCAGTGGTACTGGGGGACGCACGCTTTCGCACTGCGGCTCACAGCCGCCGAGGGCGTCTCACTGGAGCCGTTGTCCGGCACCGGCCGTCGCTCTCACTTCCGGTCGAATGGCGACGGCACGTGGACCGGCCTGGAGGGCTACTACGCCGGAGAGCTTCTACGGGCCGTACGGCGGGCGGACGGGACGGTGGACCATCTGGACCTCGCGTCGTTCGTGTTCACGCGTCAGCCGTACGACGAGGCGGCTTCTGTGCCTGGTGGAGTAGATCCGGAGGGCTGGCGGGGCATTCGGTAA
- the dnaB gene encoding replicative DNA helicase: MSISEPLDDPWADSGPGDRLPASRRRGDGGRGRDEQHDRGRESAWDGGGTSFERVPPQDLDAEQSVLGGMLLSKDAIADVVEILKGHDFYKPAHETIFQAILDVYAKGEPADPITIAAELTKRGEINKVGGASYLHGLVQTVPTAANAEYYAEIVHERAVLRRLVEAGTRITQMGYAADDDVDEIVNRAQAEIYAVTEQRTSEDYLPLGNIMEGALDEIEAIGSRSGEMTGVPTGFTDFDSLTNGLHPGQMVVIAARPAMGKSTLALDFARAASIKNNLPSVIFSLEMGRNEIAMRLLSAEARVALHHMRSGTMTDEDWTRLARRMPDVSAAPLYIDDSPNLSMMEIRAKCRRLKQRNDLKLVVIDYLQLMQSGGSKRAESRQQEVSDMSRNLKLLAKELELPVIALSQLNRGPEQRTDKKPMVSDLRESGSIEQDADMVILLHREDAYEKESPRAGEADLIVAKHRNGPTATITVAFQGHYSRFVDMAQT; the protein is encoded by the coding sequence GTGAGTATTTCCGAGCCCTTGGACGACCCGTGGGCCGACAGCGGCCCAGGTGATCGTCTCCCCGCGTCTCGCCGACGCGGCGACGGCGGCCGTGGCCGCGACGAACAGCACGACCGCGGCCGGGAGAGCGCATGGGACGGCGGGGGCACGTCCTTCGAGCGTGTACCGCCGCAGGATCTCGACGCCGAGCAGTCCGTCCTCGGCGGCATGCTCCTGTCCAAGGACGCCATCGCAGACGTCGTCGAAATCCTCAAGGGCCACGACTTCTACAAGCCCGCGCACGAAACGATCTTCCAGGCGATCCTCGATGTCTATGCGAAGGGGGAGCCGGCCGACCCGATCACCATCGCCGCCGAGCTCACCAAGCGCGGCGAGATCAACAAGGTCGGCGGCGCGTCGTATCTGCACGGCCTCGTCCAGACCGTGCCGACGGCGGCGAACGCCGAGTACTACGCCGAGATCGTGCACGAGCGGGCTGTGCTGCGCCGCCTGGTCGAGGCAGGCACCCGTATCACCCAGATGGGATATGCGGCCGACGACGACGTCGACGAGATCGTCAACCGCGCCCAGGCCGAGATCTACGCGGTCACCGAGCAGCGCACCAGCGAGGACTACCTGCCGCTCGGCAACATCATGGAGGGCGCGCTCGACGAGATCGAGGCGATCGGTTCGCGCAGCGGCGAGATGACCGGTGTGCCCACGGGATTCACCGACTTCGACTCGCTGACCAACGGCCTGCACCCGGGGCAGATGGTCGTCATCGCCGCGCGTCCCGCCATGGGTAAGTCCACGCTCGCGCTGGACTTCGCGCGCGCCGCGTCGATCAAGAACAATCTGCCGAGCGTCATCTTCTCCCTGGAAATGGGCCGCAACGAGATCGCGATGCGCCTGCTGTCCGCCGAGGCCCGTGTCGCCCTGCACCACATGCGGTCCGGCACGATGACCGACGAGGACTGGACGCGGCTGGCCCGCAGGATGCCGGACGTCTCGGCCGCCCCGCTCTACATCGACGACTCTCCGAACCTGTCGATGATGGAGATCCGCGCCAAGTGCCGTCGACTGAAGCAGCGCAACGACCTCAAGCTGGTCGTCATCGACTACCTCCAGCTGATGCAGTCCGGCGGCTCCAAGCGAGCCGAGAGCCGTCAGCAGGAGGTCTCGGACATGTCCCGTAACCTCAAGCTGCTGGCCAAGGAGCTGGAGCTCCCGGTCATCGCGCTCTCTCAGCTGAACCGTGGCCCCGAGCAACGGACCGACAAGAAGCCGATGGTCTCCGACCTGCGTGAGTCCGGCTCCATCGAGCAGGACGCCGACATGGTCATCCTGCTGCACCGCGAAGATGCCTACGAGAAGGAGTCGCCCCGCGCGGGCGAGGCCGATCTGATCGTGGCCAAGCACCGTAACGGCCCGACGGCGACGATCACAGTCGCCTTCCAGGGGCACTACTCGCGCTTCGTGGACATGGCTCAGACCTGA
- a CDS encoding MATE family efflux transporter, whose amino-acid sequence MLMTQAPATSRAARRQHDREIVALAVPAFGALVAEPLFVMADSAIVGHLGTAQLAGLGVASALLMTAVSVFVFLAYATTAAVARRVGANDLQSAIRQGVDGIWLALLLGAAVVAVVLPTAPALVDLFGASDTAAPYATTYLRISALGIPAMLVVLAATGVLRGLQDTKTPLYVAMAGFIANGALNMGLVYGADLGIAGSAWGTVIAQFGMATAYLVVVVRGARSHGASLRPDIAGIRASAQAGLPLLVRTLSLRAILVIATAVAARLGDADVAAHQIILSLWSLLAFALDAIAIAGQAIIGRHLGAGDTEGARAACRRMVEWGIATGVVLGLLVMLTRPLLLPLFTSDSVVKDAALPALLMVALSQPICGIVFVLDGVLMGAGDGPYLAWAMVVTLAVFVPVALLIPTLGGGLTAVWAAMTLMMTVRMLTLWLRTRSGRWIVTGATR is encoded by the coding sequence ATGCTCATGACACAGGCTCCCGCGACCTCCAGGGCCGCCCGGCGACAGCACGATCGAGAGATCGTCGCACTGGCCGTCCCGGCCTTTGGCGCACTCGTCGCCGAGCCCCTCTTCGTCATGGCCGACAGCGCGATCGTCGGCCATCTCGGCACGGCGCAGCTCGCCGGACTCGGGGTCGCCTCTGCCCTCCTCATGACAGCCGTCAGCGTCTTCGTCTTCCTGGCCTACGCCACCACGGCGGCCGTTGCCCGACGCGTCGGCGCCAACGACCTCCAGTCCGCCATCCGCCAGGGCGTGGACGGCATCTGGCTCGCTCTACTCCTCGGCGCAGCGGTCGTGGCCGTCGTCCTGCCTACGGCACCGGCCCTCGTAGACCTCTTCGGCGCCTCAGACACCGCGGCACCGTATGCGACCACCTATCTGCGCATCTCGGCCCTCGGCATACCGGCCATGCTCGTCGTACTCGCCGCGACAGGCGTCTTGCGCGGACTGCAGGACACCAAGACGCCTCTGTATGTCGCGATGGCGGGCTTCATCGCCAACGGCGCCCTGAACATGGGACTCGTCTACGGCGCCGACCTCGGCATCGCCGGATCCGCCTGGGGCACCGTCATCGCCCAGTTCGGCATGGCGACGGCCTACCTCGTGGTGGTCGTCCGGGGCGCCCGTAGTCACGGCGCTTCGCTGCGCCCCGACATCGCCGGGATCCGGGCTTCCGCGCAAGCAGGCCTGCCCCTGCTGGTCCGCACGCTCTCCCTGCGAGCGATCCTGGTGATCGCCACGGCTGTAGCAGCCCGCCTCGGCGATGCCGATGTCGCAGCGCACCAGATCATCCTGTCCCTGTGGAGTCTGCTCGCCTTCGCGTTGGATGCCATAGCGATCGCCGGGCAGGCCATCATCGGACGCCATCTGGGCGCCGGAGACACCGAAGGCGCCCGAGCCGCATGCCGACGCATGGTGGAGTGGGGTATCGCCACCGGAGTCGTACTGGGACTGCTGGTGATGCTCACCCGACCGCTGCTCCTGCCACTGTTCACCAGCGACTCCGTGGTGAAGGACGCCGCGTTGCCCGCTCTGCTGATGGTGGCCCTCTCACAGCCGATCTGCGGCATCGTGTTCGTCCTGGACGGCGTCCTGATGGGTGCGGGAGACGGACCCTATCTGGCGTGGGCGATGGTGGTCACCCTCGCAGTCTTCGTCCCCGTCGCGCTTCTCATCCCCACGCTCGGCGGAGGGCTCACCGCGGTCTGGGCCGCCATGACACTGATGATGACCGTCCGGATGCTGACCTTGTGGTTGCGCACCCGCTCAGGCCGCTGGATCGTCACCGGCGCGACGCGCTGA
- the rplI gene encoding 50S ribosomal protein L9 yields MKIILTHEVSGLGAAGDVVDVKDGYARNYLIPRNFAIRWTKGGEKDVEQIRRARKIHEIQTIEQANAVKAQLEGVKVRLAVRSGDAGRLFGSVTPADIASAIKASGGPEVDKRRIELGAPIKTLGAHETSVRLHPEVAAKVNIEVVAA; encoded by the coding sequence ATGAAGATCATCCTCACCCACGAGGTCTCCGGCCTCGGTGCCGCGGGCGACGTCGTCGACGTCAAGGACGGTTACGCTCGCAACTACCTGATCCCGCGGAACTTCGCGATCCGTTGGACCAAGGGTGGCGAGAAGGACGTCGAGCAGATCCGTCGTGCTCGCAAGATCCACGAGATCCAGACCATCGAGCAGGCCAACGCTGTGAAGGCCCAGCTCGAAGGCGTCAAGGTCCGTCTGGCCGTCCGCTCCGGCGACGCCGGTCGTCTCTTCGGTTCCGTCACCCCGGCCGACATCGCCTCCGCGATCAAGGCTTCCGGGGGCCCCGAGGTCGACAAGCGACGTATCGAGCTCGGTGCGCCGATCAAGACCCTCGGCGCGCACGAGACGTCCGTACGTCTACACCCCGAGGTTGCCGCCAAGGTCAACATCGAGGTTGTCGCGGCGTAA
- the rpsR gene encoding 30S ribosomal protein S18, protein MAKPPVRKPKKKVCAFCKDKVTYVDYKDTNMLRKFISDRGKIRARRVTGNCTQHQRDVATAVKNSREMALLPYTSTAR, encoded by the coding sequence ATGGCGAAGCCGCCTGTGCGCAAGCCTAAGAAGAAGGTCTGCGCTTTCTGCAAGGACAAGGTCACGTACGTGGACTACAAGGACACGAACATGCTGCGGAAGTTCATTTCCGACCGCGGCAAGATCCGTGCCCGCCGCGTGACCGGCAACTGCACGCAGCACCAGCGTGACGTCGCCACGGCCGTGAAGAACAGCCGTGAGATGGCGCTGCTGCCCTACACCTCCACCGCGCGATAA
- a CDS encoding single-stranded DNA-binding protein yields MAGETVITVIGNLVDDPELRFTPSGAAVAKFRVASTPRTFDRQTNEWKDGESLFLTCSVWRQAAENVAESLQRGMRVIVQGRLKQRSYEDREGVKRTVYELDVEEVGASLRNATAKVTKTAGRGGQGGYGGGGGGAQGGGGWGGGPGGGQQGGGGAPADDPWATGAPAGGQQGGGGGGGWGGSSGGGQQGGGYSDEPPF; encoded by the coding sequence ATGGCAGGCGAGACCGTCATCACGGTCATCGGCAATCTTGTCGACGACCCCGAGCTGCGCTTCACCCCCTCCGGTGCGGCGGTCGCGAAGTTCCGTGTCGCGTCCACTCCCCGCACCTTCGACCGCCAGACGAACGAGTGGAAGGACGGCGAGAGCCTCTTCCTCACCTGCTCGGTCTGGCGTCAGGCGGCGGAGAACGTCGCGGAGTCGCTTCAGCGAGGCATGCGCGTCATCGTGCAGGGCCGGCTGAAGCAGCGGTCCTACGAGGACCGTGAGGGCGTCAAGCGCACGGTCTACGAGCTGGACGTCGAGGAAGTCGGCGCCAGCCTGCGCAACGCCACGGCCAAGGTCACCAAGACCGCCGGCCGCGGTGGCCAGGGTGGTTACGGCGGCGGTGGCGGTGGCGCCCAGGGTGGCGGCGGCTGGGGCGGTGGCCCCGGCGGCGGTCAGCAGGGCGGTGGCGGTGCTCCCGCCGACGACCCGTGGGCGACCGGCGCTCCCGCCGGTGGCCAGCAGGGCGGCGGCGGTGGCGGCGGCTGGGGCGGAAGCTCCGGCGGCGGTCAGCAGGGCGGCGGCTACTCGGACGAGCCCCCCTTCTAG
- the rpsF gene encoding 30S ribosomal protein S6: protein MRHYEVMVILDPDLEERAVAPLIENFLSVVREGNGKVEKVDTWGRRRLSYEIKKKPEGIYSVIDLQAEPAVVKELDRQMNLNESVLRTKVLRPETH from the coding sequence ATGCGTCACTACGAGGTGATGGTCATCCTCGACCCCGATCTGGAGGAGCGCGCTGTCGCCCCCCTGATCGAGAACTTCCTCTCCGTCGTCCGTGAGGGCAACGGCAAGGTCGAGAAGGTCGACACCTGGGGCCGTCGTCGTCTCTCGTACGAGATCAAGAAGAAGCCCGAGGGCATCTACTCGGTCATCGACCTGCAGGCCGAGCCTGCGGTCGTCAAGGAGCTCGACCGCCAGATGAACCTGAACGAGTCGGTCCTCCGGACCAAGGTCCTCCGCCCCGAGACTCACTGA
- the femX gene encoding peptidoglycan bridge formation glycyltransferase FemX — MSLTLRTISREQHLAYIQSLPAASHMQVPAWADVKAEWRSESLGWFDDRTGELVGAGLVLYRQLPKIKRYLAYLPEGPVINWFAPNLTEWLEPMLAHLKQQGAFSVKMGPPVIIRRWEAGSIKQGIQNPDVKRLRDIEADFIEPRAFEVADKLRRMGWQQGEDGGAGFGDVQPRYVFQVPLANRSLEDVHKNFNQLWRRNIKKAEKAGVEVVQGGYHDLEEWQRLYEITAVRDHFRPRPLSYFQRMWTALNTEDPNRMRLYFARHNGVNLSAATMLIVGGHVWYSYGASDNIGREVRPSNAMQWTMLRDAYALGATVYDLRGISDSLDETNHLFGLIQFKVGTGGQAAEYLGEWDFPLNKLLHKALDIYMSRR, encoded by the coding sequence ATGAGCCTGACCCTGAGGACGATCAGTCGCGAGCAGCATCTGGCATACATCCAGAGCCTGCCGGCGGCGAGCCACATGCAGGTCCCGGCCTGGGCCGACGTCAAGGCGGAGTGGCGCTCCGAGAGCCTCGGATGGTTCGACGACCGCACCGGTGAGTTGGTCGGCGCGGGGCTCGTCCTCTATCGGCAACTGCCCAAGATCAAGCGCTACTTGGCCTATCTGCCCGAGGGCCCGGTCATCAACTGGTTCGCGCCGAATCTCACCGAGTGGCTGGAACCGATGCTCGCGCACCTCAAGCAGCAGGGTGCCTTCTCCGTGAAGATGGGCCCGCCGGTGATCATCCGGCGCTGGGAAGCCGGCTCCATCAAGCAGGGCATCCAGAACCCGGACGTGAAGCGCCTGCGTGACATCGAGGCCGACTTCATCGAACCGCGCGCCTTCGAGGTCGCCGACAAGCTCCGCCGTATGGGCTGGCAGCAGGGGGAGGACGGGGGCGCCGGCTTCGGTGACGTACAGCCCCGATACGTCTTTCAGGTGCCGCTGGCCAACCGCTCCCTGGAAGACGTCCACAAGAACTTCAACCAGCTCTGGCGCCGCAACATCAAGAAGGCCGAGAAGGCCGGCGTCGAGGTCGTCCAGGGCGGCTATCACGACCTCGAGGAATGGCAGCGGCTGTACGAGATCACCGCTGTGCGCGACCACTTCCGGCCCCGCCCGCTGTCGTACTTCCAGCGCATGTGGACGGCCCTCAACACCGAGGACCCCAACCGCATGCGGCTGTACTTCGCGCGCCACAACGGTGTGAACTTGTCGGCCGCGACCATGCTGATCGTCGGCGGGCACGTCTGGTACTCCTACGGCGCGTCCGACAACATCGGCCGCGAGGTCCGGCCCTCGAACGCGATGCAGTGGACGATGCTGCGCGACGCCTATGCGCTCGGCGCCACCGTCTACGACCTGCGCGGTATCTCCGACTCGCTGGACGAGACCAACCACCTCTTCGGCCTGATCCAGTTCAAGGTGGGCACGGGCGGCCAGGCCGCCGAATACCTCGGTGAGTGGGACTTCCCGCTCAACAAGCTGCTCCACAAGGCGCTCGACATCTACATGTCCCGCCGCTGA
- a CDS encoding alanine racemase: protein MALTLYVDTARWRAHHKHVQEQFPGLVPVCKGNGYGFGHERLAEEATRLGSEVLAVGTTYEAARIKDWFGGDLLVLTPYRRGEEPVPLPDRVIRSVSSVDGVYGLVGARVVIEVMSSMKRHGVNEQDLPQLHAAIENVRLEGFAIHLPLDRTDGSDAVEEVIGWMDRLRAARLPLHTMFVSHLKAEELARLQQQFPQTRFRARIGTRLWLGDHEATEYRGAVLDVTRVSKGDRFGYRQQKAASDGYLVVVAGGTSHGVGLEAPKALHGVMPRAKGVARAGLATVNRNLSPFVWGGKQRWFAEPPHMQVSILFVPADAPEPKVGDELVAHLRHTTTQFDRLVDR from the coding sequence ATGGCGCTCACGCTCTACGTCGACACCGCGCGCTGGCGGGCGCACCACAAGCACGTGCAGGAGCAGTTTCCGGGGCTTGTCCCGGTCTGCAAGGGCAACGGCTACGGCTTCGGACACGAGCGGCTCGCCGAGGAGGCGACCCGGCTGGGCTCGGAGGTCCTCGCCGTGGGCACGACGTACGAGGCCGCACGCATCAAGGACTGGTTCGGCGGCGACCTGCTGGTGCTCACGCCGTACCGGCGCGGTGAGGAGCCCGTGCCGCTGCCGGACCGGGTCATCCGCTCGGTGTCGTCGGTGGACGGCGTGTACGGCCTCGTGGGCGCCCGGGTGGTCATCGAGGTGATGTCCTCGATGAAACGGCACGGGGTGAATGAGCAGGACCTGCCGCAGCTGCACGCCGCCATCGAGAACGTCCGCCTGGAGGGCTTCGCCATCCATCTGCCGCTGGACCGCACCGACGGCTCGGACGCCGTCGAGGAAGTCATCGGCTGGATGGACCGGCTGCGCGCGGCCCGTCTGCCGCTGCACACGATGTTCGTCAGCCACCTCAAGGCCGAGGAACTCGCCCGCCTCCAGCAGCAGTTCCCGCAGACCCGCTTCCGCGCCCGCATCGGCACCCGGCTGTGGCTGGGCGACCACGAGGCCACCGAGTACCGGGGTGCGGTCCTGGATGTCACCCGCGTCTCCAAGGGCGACCGCTTCGGCTACCGGCAGCAGAAGGCGGCCTCGGACGGCTACCTGGTGGTCGTGGCGGGCGGTACGTCGCACGGAGTGGGCCTGGAAGCCCCGAAGGCGCTGCACGGCGTCATGCCCCGCGCCAAGGGCGTCGCCCGGGCCGGCCTCGCCACCGTCAACCGGAACCTCTCGCCGTTCGTCTGGGGCGGCAAGCAGCGCTGGTTCGCCGAGCCGCCGCACATGCAGGTCTCCATCCTGTTCGTGCCCGCGGACGCCCCGGAGCCGAAGGTCGGCGACGAACTGGTGGCCCATCTGCGGCACACCACCACACAGTTCGACCGGCTCGTCGATCGCTGA